In the genome of Dermacentor silvarum isolate Dsil-2018 chromosome 1, BIME_Dsil_1.4, whole genome shotgun sequence, one region contains:
- the LOC119437748 gene encoding keratin, type I cytoskeletal 9-like translates to MKLLCLAVFAGVACLALAGGAHGGVIAGGFGQSAGGSQGSLTQGAVGHHQGSSGFSGGTSSSNVQGYNNKEGYSSSSGFSKTDSKSHGSGSGQQSGGFAGGSAGQTSGFGSQHHGHVGGR, encoded by the coding sequence CTCCTGTGTCTTGCTGTGTTCGCCGGCGTAGCATGCCTTGCCCTCGCCGGTGGAGCGCACGGAGGAGTCATCGCAGGCGGGTTTGGGCAAAGTGCCGGAGGCTCCCAGGGTAGCCTCACGCAAGGAGCCGTAGGACACCACCAGGGCTCGTCAGGCTTCTCTGGAGGCACCTCGTCTAGTAATGTTCAGGGCTACAACAACAAGGAGGGGTACAGCTCCAGTTCAGGCTTCTCTAAGACCGACTCGAAGAGCCACGGTAGCGGTTCTGGCCAGCAGTCGGGTGGCTTCGCGGGTGGCTCCGCGGGTCAAACGTCAGGCTTCGGAAGCCAGCACCACGGCCACGTTGGCGGACGCTAG